The stretch of DNA TACGACACAAGTACCTGTTGTTTATATTCTGGAGTCTATGGCCCGTGAAATTCATAAACTGAATCAATAGGTGATTTTTTTCATTAAAAATCACCTATTTAGGTTATTAAATTATTTTATTAAATCGGTACCATATGAATTATCGATGGCACAAAGCCATTCACCTTGTGCATTTTTCTTAAACACATAGGTTGCTTTTCTTTCCATAGAATACTCCGAATCCTTTTTGCTTTCGGCTTCGAGGAACGTTTGGGAAATCACTAACGCCGTGTCCCCTGCTTCTAAAATAATCATTTCCCCTTGTGTAGGGACAATACTGTTATTAAAATATTTTGCTATGGCGATAAATGCTTTTTTTATTCCGTCTTTACCTCGAGCAATCATTTCAGGCTTTACAACCAAAATGGCATCATCGGTGTAGTAATTCATAAGTGTATCAAAATCTTCCTGCTTAATGGCCAAATCACACTTTTTGATTACCTCTTTCAATTCGTGTTCCATAACTTTCCCCACCTATGTATTTTTATAAAGTAAATTCGCTAAATAAAATCAATTCCCTTCCTTTTAACTAATACCTATGGAATGAATATTAAATATAAAAAGGATACAATACTTTGTAGGAACTTAAATTCATTCAAAGGATGTAACAAATGGAATGGAAACCGGATAGAGAATCTAAAAATCCCATTTAT from Bacillus sp. SLBN-46 encodes:
- a CDS encoding nuclear transport factor 2 family protein encodes the protein MEHELKEVIKKCDLAIKQEDFDTLMNYYTDDAILVVKPEMIARGKDGIKKAFIAIAKYFNNSIVPTQGEMIILEAGDTALVISQTFLEAESKKDSEYSMERKATYVFKKNAQGEWLCAIDNSYGTDLIK